In one Flammeovirga yaeyamensis genomic region, the following are encoded:
- a CDS encoding sulfatase family protein → MKQHQLVLALFACLSFWSCTEKASKQKRPNILFIMSDDHAYQAISAYGSKLIQTPNIDRLADEGILFHNACVTNSICAPSRATILTGKHTHINGKMDNVHPFDTTQMTFPQIFQKAGYETAMYGKLHFGNNPKGFDDFMILPDQGNYINPDFITPEGDTTLMGYVTDLITDLTIDWLKKKRDEDKPFMMMYWQKAPHRPWWPRADKFKKYSQMSFPEPESLFDDYSGRGTAAKTAEMNIYSHMTYNHDSKIRPETLKRMGQIDPDVPLYKNGFTYPYNRATLEQKAAYDPVVDSINLYFETHWPKMSREEKMRWKYQRYMQDYLGCIESVDENVGRVLDYLDESGLAENTIVVYTSDQGFYLGEHGWFDKRFAYNESFKTPLLIRWPSKIKAGSVNDDLVQNLDFAQTLLEAANIDAPNDMQGESLMPILTGNNKEWTRDAVYYHYYAYPAYHMVKKHYAIVKKDYKLIHFYDDVDEWELYDRQKDPNEMNSVYDDPKYADIVKELKGELDGLRKKYKVID, encoded by the coding sequence ATGAAACAACATCAACTAGTACTAGCTCTATTTGCTTGCCTGAGCTTTTGGAGTTGTACCGAAAAGGCTTCAAAACAAAAACGACCAAATATCCTTTTTATAATGTCCGATGATCATGCCTATCAGGCGATCAGTGCGTACGGATCTAAACTTATTCAAACTCCCAACATCGACCGACTTGCTGATGAGGGAATTTTATTTCACAATGCTTGTGTGACCAATTCTATTTGTGCTCCTTCAAGGGCAACAATTCTAACTGGTAAACACACACATATCAACGGAAAAATGGACAATGTTCATCCATTTGATACTACTCAAATGACCTTTCCGCAAATCTTCCAAAAGGCAGGATACGAAACGGCAATGTATGGCAAACTACATTTTGGAAATAATCCCAAAGGTTTCGACGATTTTATGATTTTACCTGACCAAGGAAATTATATCAATCCAGATTTTATAACTCCTGAAGGCGACACAACGCTTATGGGATATGTAACTGATTTGATTACCGATTTAACCATCGATTGGTTAAAAAAGAAAAGGGATGAAGATAAACCTTTTATGATGATGTATTGGCAAAAGGCTCCACATAGACCATGGTGGCCAAGAGCCGATAAATTCAAAAAATATTCTCAAATGTCATTTCCTGAGCCCGAATCATTATTTGATGATTACTCAGGTAGGGGCACTGCCGCTAAAACTGCAGAAATGAATATTTATTCCCATATGACTTACAATCACGATAGTAAGATTAGACCGGAAACACTTAAAAGAATGGGACAAATCGACCCTGATGTACCTTTATATAAAAATGGATTTACCTACCCTTACAACAGAGCTACATTAGAACAAAAAGCGGCATACGATCCTGTTGTTGATAGCATCAATTTGTATTTTGAAACGCATTGGCCAAAGATGTCTAGGGAGGAGAAAATGAGATGGAAATATCAACGATATATGCAAGATTATTTGGGTTGTATCGAGTCCGTAGACGAAAACGTAGGTCGCGTATTGGATTATTTAGATGAAAGTGGTTTAGCTGAAAATACTATTGTGGTTTACACCTCTGACCAAGGTTTTTACTTAGGAGAACATGGATGGTTCGATAAACGATTTGCTTATAATGAATCGTTTAAAACACCTCTCTTAATTCGTTGGCCATCTAAGATTAAAGCAGGATCAGTAAATGACGATTTGGTACAAAATTTAGATTTTGCTCAAACTCTTCTGGAAGCCGCCAATATTGATGCTCCTAATGATATGCAAGGTGAAAGCTTGATGCCTATTCTTACTGGAAATAATAAGGAATGGACTCGTGATGCCGTTTATTATCACTATTATGCTTATCCGGCTTATCATATGGTGAAAAAGCATTATGCTATTGTAAAAAAAGATTATAAACTTATTCATTTCTATGATGATGTAGACGAGTGGGAATTGTACGATAGACAAAAAGATCCCAACGAAATGAATAGTGTTTACGACGACCCTAAGTATGCCGATATAGTCAAAGAACTAAAAGGCGAGTTAGATGGGTTAAGAAAGAAATACAAAGTAATCGATTAA
- a CDS encoding GH92 family glycosyl hydrolase, whose amino-acid sequence MKYFSKKLLSILLVLAVGSSCSQLPTQQQEIETVSVTDYVNPFIGTLNKGNTYPGAVLPWGMASPNPQTKDFRLRAGTPATYEHGDPFIYGFSSINLSGVGCPGGGSIPIKLSTGELDLSSDSFKSSYNSEVAEPGYYKVILNQHKLKAEMTATKRSARYNFSFNPEVKKSNMYIDLASQMSHMKGGEINVEEDGTITGYQLDGEFCDCEGIAKIYFALEVIGEPKEIKVFKDQKEINSKKASGKDVGVALLFDNKPSTLDVKVGISFVSVANAKLNLSQEQRDLSFEDIKLAAKAEWEKQLSKVEIAEGDITDKTVFYTALYHSIIMPHVISDINGEYPLMEKEGVGKAEGYTRYSAYSLWDTYRSVHPLNALLYPKEQRDMTVTMLEMYKESGWLPKWELYGNESWVMVGDPAVPVIVDTYMKGITDFDTDVALEAMLKGATTKENNPLRPGIKNYIELGYCPIDDRGGDPKDFTFHNGIVWGPVSTTLEYNFADYTISKFAEALGKDDVAKQMYEQSMSFKKLYDAETQFFRPKTKAGEWMEPFNPLDRHFDIRWKGSGGKGYCEGTAWQYRFFVPHAMNELKELMGEEAYFTNLEALFEEGHFDLSNEPDITFPYLFNYLDKKHHYTQKYTKAESEKYFKNAPIGIPGNDDAGTMSAWLVMTQLGIFPDAPGIPTYQLTTPKFNHVQLHLDEYVYGGKVIALEKNGQGDYFDNVTNGNGETLKGFSIEHKDLINSGKLVFNTQLSAIVE is encoded by the coding sequence ATGAAATATTTTAGTAAAAAACTATTATCAATTTTACTGGTGTTAGCAGTAGGTAGCAGTTGTTCTCAACTCCCTACGCAACAACAAGAAATTGAAACTGTAAGCGTAACTGATTATGTAAATCCATTTATTGGAACGCTAAACAAAGGAAATACTTATCCAGGTGCTGTATTACCTTGGGGTATGGCTTCTCCTAACCCACAAACAAAAGATTTTAGATTAAGAGCTGGAACTCCTGCAACGTACGAACATGGCGATCCTTTTATTTATGGATTCAGTTCGATTAACCTTTCAGGAGTAGGATGTCCTGGTGGAGGTAGTATTCCGATCAAATTATCAACGGGTGAGTTAGACTTATCGTCTGATAGTTTTAAATCGTCTTACAATTCAGAAGTCGCTGAACCGGGTTATTATAAAGTCATCTTAAATCAGCATAAGTTAAAAGCTGAAATGACGGCAACGAAACGTTCTGCTCGTTACAATTTCTCTTTCAATCCAGAAGTGAAAAAATCGAATATGTATATCGATTTAGCTTCTCAGATGAGTCATATGAAAGGAGGAGAAATTAATGTAGAAGAAGACGGTACAATTACAGGTTACCAATTGGATGGTGAGTTCTGTGATTGTGAAGGTATTGCTAAAATCTATTTTGCCTTAGAAGTGATTGGGGAACCAAAAGAAATTAAGGTATTCAAAGATCAAAAAGAAATAAACAGTAAAAAGGCATCTGGTAAAGATGTGGGCGTTGCTCTATTATTTGATAACAAACCATCTACTTTAGATGTAAAAGTAGGTATCTCTTTTGTTTCTGTAGCCAATGCAAAGTTGAACCTATCACAGGAACAACGCGATCTTTCTTTCGAAGACATCAAGCTTGCTGCTAAAGCAGAATGGGAAAAACAACTTTCTAAAGTTGAAATTGCTGAAGGAGATATTACAGATAAAACCGTGTTCTATACAGCTTTATACCACAGCATTATTATGCCTCATGTAATTAGTGATATAAATGGAGAATATCCATTAATGGAAAAAGAGGGCGTTGGTAAAGCAGAAGGATACACACGTTATTCAGCTTATTCTTTATGGGATACTTATCGTTCCGTACACCCATTAAATGCCTTACTTTATCCTAAAGAGCAAAGAGATATGACGGTAACAATGCTGGAAATGTATAAAGAGTCGGGTTGGTTACCAAAATGGGAATTGTACGGTAATGAGTCGTGGGTAATGGTCGGAGACCCTGCTGTTCCTGTTATCGTAGATACCTACATGAAAGGTATCACAGATTTTGACACAGATGTTGCCCTAGAGGCCATGTTAAAAGGAGCAACAACTAAAGAGAACAATCCTCTTCGTCCGGGTATCAAAAACTATATTGAATTAGGTTATTGCCCTATAGATGATAGAGGTGGAGATCCGAAGGATTTCACTTTCCATAATGGTATTGTTTGGGGACCTGTTTCAACTACATTAGAGTACAATTTTGCTGATTATACCATCTCAAAATTTGCAGAAGCTTTGGGTAAAGATGATGTAGCAAAACAAATGTATGAGCAAAGTATGTCTTTCAAAAAACTATATGATGCTGAAACTCAATTCTTCCGTCCTAAGACAAAAGCCGGAGAATGGATGGAGCCATTCAATCCTTTAGACAGACATTTTGATATCCGTTGGAAAGGCAGTGGAGGAAAAGGGTATTGCGAAGGTACAGCATGGCAATATAGATTTTTTGTTCCTCATGCTATGAACGAGTTGAAAGAGTTAATGGGTGAAGAAGCTTACTTTACGAATTTAGAGGCATTGTTCGAGGAAGGACATTTTGATTTATCAAACGAGCCGGATATTACTTTCCCATACTTGTTCAACTACTTGGATAAAAAACATCATTACACTCAGAAATATACAAAAGCAGAATCTGAAAAGTATTTCAAAAATGCTCCTATTGGTATTCCGGGTAATGATGATGCGGGAACAATGTCAGCTTGGTTAGTGATGACGCAATTGGGAATTTTCCCAGATGCTCCAGGTATTCCAACCTATCAATTAACTACCCCGAAATTCAACCATGTTCAGTTACACTTAGACGAATATGTGTATGGAGGTAAAGTAATTGCTTTAGAGAAAAATGGTCAGGGTGATTATTTTGACAATGTCACTAATGGCAATGGAGAAACTTTAAAAGGGTTTAGCATTGAGCATAAAGATCTGATCAATTCAGGTAAGCTAGTGTTTAACACTCAATTGTCAGCAATTGTAGAATAA
- a CDS encoding GRP family sugar transporter has protein sequence MVQLTSYPLAVILLVITMLSWGSWANTQKLTSGKQWPFQLFYWDYSIGVIIMSLLFGFTIGTLGDTGRSFTEDLLQASTTALFYAFIGGVVFNLANILIVAAIDLAGMAIAFPIGIGIALVEGTIINYINSPVGNPILIFSGMSCIVIAIIIDALAYKRLPQKEDTNFSKGIIISVIGGLLMGLFFYLLQVALASSFENPEAGKMEPFAAAFIFSIGIFISNFIWNTWAMKKPFKGPKVNYSDYFKGGFKIHIVGILGGIIWCTGNVLANYTSEVAGGAIAYGLGQGATMVASIWGVFVWKEFKDAPKGTNTLLFFMFLFFIIGLSLLISARLT, from the coding sequence ATGGTACAATTAACATCTTACCCCTTAGCAGTAATACTTCTGGTTATTACCATGCTCAGTTGGGGTTCTTGGGCAAACACACAAAAACTGACAAGTGGAAAACAATGGCCTTTTCAGCTTTTTTATTGGGACTACTCTATTGGTGTCATCATCATGTCCCTATTATTTGGATTTACAATCGGAACATTAGGGGATACGGGAAGGAGTTTTACAGAGGATCTTCTTCAAGCATCGACAACGGCATTATTTTATGCTTTTATTGGTGGAGTGGTTTTTAACTTAGCCAATATATTAATTGTTGCCGCCATCGATTTAGCAGGAATGGCCATCGCATTCCCTATAGGTATTGGTATTGCGCTTGTTGAAGGAACAATTATCAATTATATCAACTCACCTGTAGGTAATCCTATACTCATCTTTTCGGGAATGAGCTGTATTGTTATCGCTATAATTATAGATGCTTTGGCTTATAAGCGGCTTCCACAGAAGGAAGATACCAATTTCTCCAAAGGTATAATTATATCAGTCATTGGAGGTTTGCTTATGGGGTTATTCTTTTATCTTTTACAAGTTGCATTAGCTTCTAGTTTTGAAAACCCTGAAGCTGGTAAAATGGAGCCTTTTGCTGCTGCTTTTATCTTTTCGATTGGTATATTTATTTCTAATTTTATTTGGAATACTTGGGCAATGAAAAAACCTTTTAAAGGTCCAAAAGTAAATTATAGTGACTATTTTAAAGGTGGCTTTAAGATTCATATAGTCGGTATTCTAGGTGGAATAATATGGTGTACCGGTAATGTATTAGCCAATTACACCTCTGAAGTAGCAGGTGGAGCAATTGCCTATGGTTTAGGTCAAGGTGCCACAATGGTGGCTTCTATTTGGGGTGTATTTGTATGGAAAGAATTTAAAGATGCTCCCAAAGGCACCAACACTTTATTATTCTTTATGTTCTTATTTTTCATCATCGGATTATCATTATTAATCAGTGCAAGACTCACTTAA
- the rbsK gene encoding ribokinase: protein MKKIIVIGSSNTDMVVKSPRIPAPGETILGGKFMQVAGGKGANQAVAAARSGGLVSFIGKIGNDTLGNEAKKGLDRENIDTSNMYVDPTNPSGVALIFVSEEGENSISVASGANDTLSPEDITHSESFIKEHDILLVQFETPMPTVRKAIEVAKKHQLKVIVNPAPAGQLQEDLFPLIDLIIPNETETELITGIKITDHESMVNAADQLLAKGVKNVLITLGSKGVYLKNEEMDTIVPAYKVNAKDTTAAGDTFCGALSVALSNDQLLLEAIETANASAGLSTQKDGAQTSIPYQKEVIDFMEKNTAKK from the coding sequence ATGAAAAAAATTATAGTTATTGGTAGCTCAAATACAGATATGGTGGTGAAATCACCTAGAATTCCTGCACCCGGCGAGACTATCCTAGGTGGGAAGTTTATGCAAGTAGCAGGTGGTAAAGGAGCGAATCAAGCAGTAGCTGCGGCTCGATCTGGAGGACTCGTATCTTTTATTGGTAAAATAGGAAATGATACGCTTGGGAATGAAGCTAAAAAGGGGTTAGATAGGGAAAATATTGATACATCCAATATGTATGTTGATCCAACGAATCCTTCTGGGGTTGCCTTAATTTTTGTGAGTGAGGAAGGGGAAAATAGTATTTCTGTGGCCTCAGGAGCGAATGATACATTAAGTCCAGAAGACATTACCCACTCTGAATCTTTTATCAAAGAACATGATATTCTATTGGTTCAGTTTGAGACTCCCATGCCCACGGTAAGAAAGGCAATAGAAGTGGCTAAAAAACATCAACTAAAAGTAATTGTTAACCCTGCCCCTGCAGGTCAACTTCAAGAAGATTTATTTCCATTAATTGACCTTATTATTCCGAATGAAACAGAAACGGAATTGATTACCGGTATTAAGATTACTGATCATGAAAGCATGGTCAACGCTGCCGATCAATTATTGGCCAAGGGAGTAAAGAATGTTTTAATCACTTTGGGTTCAAAAGGAGTATACCTCAAAAATGAAGAGATGGATACTATTGTTCCCGCATATAAAGTCAATGCAAAAGATACTACCGCTGCTGGAGATACATTTTGTGGAGCATTATCTGTGGCATTATCAAATGATCAACTTTTGTTGGAAGCTATCGAGACAGCCAATGCTTCTGCCGGTTTATCCACTCAAAAAGACGGTGCCCAGACTTCAATTCCTTATCAAAAAGAAGTCATTGATTTTATGGAAAAGAACACTGCTAAAAAATAG